In Phycisphaerae bacterium, one DNA window encodes the following:
- a CDS encoding sulfide/dihydroorotate dehydrogenase-like FAD/NAD-binding protein, translating to MFKIESKEVLGPEVFRFWIKAPRVAKSRRPGQFVIIRVDEKGERVPLTVADVNREAGTISLIVQRIGFSTRRLAEMEAGESIPDVAGPLGLPTEIEKYGHAVVVGGGVGTAVVYPQAVALKEAGSYVTAIIGGRSKPLVLLESPLREVADEVIVCTDDGSYGRQGFVTDALKDLIEQGERPVDAVYTAGPVMMMKRVAEVTRPKSIKTIVSLNPIMVDGTGMCGGCRVTVGGEVKFACVDGPEFDGHQVDYDELADRLAAYRPQERHLLDDGCKLAEAVKKLEEGQK from the coding sequence CGGAGGTCTTCCGGTTCTGGATCAAAGCCCCGCGGGTGGCCAAGTCGCGCCGCCCGGGTCAGTTTGTCATCATCCGGGTCGACGAGAAGGGCGAGCGGGTGCCGCTGACGGTGGCGGATGTGAACCGCGAGGCGGGGACGATCAGCCTGATCGTTCAGCGGATCGGTTTCTCGACCCGCCGGCTGGCGGAAATGGAAGCCGGCGAATCGATTCCGGACGTGGCGGGCCCGCTGGGCCTGCCGACGGAGATCGAGAAGTACGGCCACGCGGTGGTGGTCGGCGGCGGCGTGGGCACCGCAGTGGTTTATCCGCAGGCGGTGGCCCTCAAGGAGGCGGGCAGCTACGTGACGGCGATCATCGGCGGACGGAGCAAGCCGCTGGTGCTGCTGGAGTCGCCGCTGCGCGAGGTGGCGGACGAGGTGATCGTCTGCACCGACGACGGCAGCTACGGCCGCCAGGGATTTGTGACCGACGCCCTCAAGGACCTGATCGAACAGGGCGAGCGGCCGGTGGACGCGGTGTACACCGCCGGGCCGGTGATGATGATGAAGCGGGTGGCTGAGGTCACGCGGCCCAAGTCGATCAAGACGATCGTGTCGCTGAACCCGATCATGGTGGACGGGACGGGCATGTGCGGCGGATGCCGCGTGACCGTCGGCGGCGAGGTCAAGTTCGCCTGCGTGGACGGTCCGGAGTTCGACGGCCATCAGGTGGACTACGATGAGCTGGCGGACCGGCTGGCGGCGTACCGGCCGCAGGAACGGCACCTGCTGGACGATGGCTGCAAACTGGCGGAAGCGGTCAAGAAGCTGGAGGAGGGACAGAAGTGA
- the gltA gene encoding NADPH-dependent glutamate synthase — translation MKASERLKIERVEMPEQEAAERIRNFEEVNQGLQQELAIREAQRCLQCKNAKCIEGCPVRVRIPEFIAAVADGNFEKAAEVLKQSNALPAICGRVCPQESQCEALCVRAVRDRSVAVGWLERFVADWALRREGKVGASVKPPQRKGKKVAVVGSGPGGLTCAGELAKMGYDVSIFEALHEVGGVLVYGIPEFRLPKRIVHAEVEALKQLGVEIETNVIIGKTLTIDELFDEEGFSAVFIASGAGLPVFMNIPGENLKGVYSSNEFLTRVNLMRAYRFGEYSTPVLTGDRVVVVGGGNTAMDSVRTARRLGADPAVLVYRRSREEMPARIEEVKHAEEEGIQFELLTNPVRILGDEKGWVKGLECVRMQLGEPDASGRRRPVPIEGSNFVFDCQVVIEAIGTRANPLITQTTPDLATNKWGYIEIDENNMTSKPGVFAGGDIVRGAATVILAMGDGKQTAASIDQYLESQNGKQGS, via the coding sequence ATGAAGGCGTCGGAAAGACTGAAAATCGAACGGGTGGAAATGCCCGAGCAGGAAGCGGCCGAGCGGATCCGCAACTTTGAAGAGGTCAACCAGGGCCTGCAGCAGGAGCTGGCGATCCGCGAAGCCCAGCGGTGTCTGCAGTGCAAGAACGCCAAATGCATCGAGGGCTGTCCGGTGCGGGTGCGAATTCCCGAGTTCATCGCCGCGGTGGCCGACGGCAACTTCGAGAAGGCGGCGGAGGTCCTCAAGCAGTCCAACGCGCTGCCGGCGATCTGCGGCCGGGTCTGTCCGCAGGAGAGCCAGTGCGAGGCGTTGTGCGTGCGGGCGGTCCGCGACCGGTCGGTGGCGGTCGGCTGGCTCGAGCGGTTCGTGGCCGACTGGGCCCTGCGCCGCGAAGGCAAGGTGGGCGCATCCGTCAAGCCGCCGCAGCGCAAGGGCAAGAAGGTCGCGGTGGTCGGTTCGGGTCCGGGCGGGCTGACCTGTGCGGGCGAGCTGGCCAAGATGGGCTACGACGTGTCGATCTTCGAGGCGCTGCACGAGGTGGGCGGCGTGCTGGTCTACGGCATTCCCGAGTTTCGGCTGCCCAAGCGGATCGTGCACGCCGAGGTCGAAGCCCTCAAGCAGCTTGGCGTGGAAATCGAGACGAACGTCATCATCGGCAAGACGCTGACGATCGACGAGCTGTTCGACGAGGAAGGCTTCTCCGCGGTGTTCATCGCCAGCGGGGCGGGTCTGCCGGTGTTCATGAACATTCCCGGCGAGAACCTCAAGGGCGTCTACAGCTCCAACGAGTTCCTCACGCGGGTGAACCTGATGCGGGCGTACCGCTTCGGCGAGTACAGCACGCCGGTGCTCACCGGCGACCGGGTGGTGGTGGTGGGCGGCGGCAACACGGCGATGGACTCGGTGCGGACGGCGCGTCGGCTGGGCGCCGATCCGGCGGTGCTGGTCTACCGTCGTTCGCGCGAGGAGATGCCGGCCCGGATCGAGGAGGTCAAGCACGCGGAGGAAGAAGGTATCCAGTTCGAACTGCTGACCAACCCGGTGCGGATCCTCGGCGACGAGAAGGGCTGGGTCAAGGGCCTCGAGTGCGTGCGGATGCAACTCGGCGAGCCCGACGCGTCGGGGCGACGGCGCCCGGTGCCGATCGAGGGGTCGAACTTCGTGTTCGACTGCCAGGTGGTGATCGAGGCGATCGGGACGCGGGCCAACCCGCTGATCACCCAGACCACGCCGGACCTGGCGACCAACAAGTGGGGTTACATCGAGATCGACGAGAACAACATGACCAGCAAGCCTGGCGTCTTCGCGGGCGGCGACATTGTCCGCGGCGCGGCGACGGTGATCCTGGCCATGGGCGACGGCAAGCAAACGGCGGCGTCGATCGATCAGTACCTGGAGTCCCAGAACGGCAAGCAAGGGAGCTGA
- the mdh gene encoding malate dehydrogenase produces MSQRAKVTIVGAGNVGATCAHWLASWRVADLVLIDVVEGMPQGKALDLAQSGPVEGYDLTITGTNDYADTAGSDVVVITAGLARKPGMSRDELLAANTKIVKTCAENAVRHSPEAIFVVVSNPLDAMVYTAWKASGVAPRKIVGQAGVLDVARYKTFLAMELNCSVQDISALLIGGHGDDMVPLPRYTSVGGIPVTDLVPADRLAAIVERTRKGGGEIVSLLKTGSAYYTPASASARMVESILRDQKRVMPCAAYCESEYGISGYFVGVPCMLGRSGVEKVFELKLTADETAAFAESISHVRELCGQVDKLLVQG; encoded by the coding sequence GTGTCGCAACGCGCGAAAGTGACGATCGTGGGGGCCGGCAACGTGGGCGCGACCTGCGCCCACTGGCTGGCCTCGTGGCGGGTGGCCGACCTGGTGCTGATCGACGTGGTCGAGGGCATGCCGCAGGGCAAGGCGCTCGACCTGGCCCAGTCGGGTCCGGTCGAGGGCTACGACCTGACGATCACCGGGACCAACGACTATGCCGATACCGCGGGCAGCGACGTGGTGGTCATCACCGCCGGTTTGGCCCGCAAGCCGGGCATGAGCCGCGACGAGCTGCTGGCGGCCAACACCAAGATCGTCAAGACCTGCGCGGAGAACGCGGTCCGGCACAGCCCGGAGGCGATCTTCGTGGTGGTCAGCAACCCGCTGGACGCAATGGTCTACACCGCGTGGAAGGCCTCGGGCGTCGCGCCGCGCAAGATCGTCGGCCAGGCCGGCGTCCTCGACGTCGCGCGGTACAAGACGTTCCTGGCGATGGAGCTGAACTGCTCGGTGCAGGACATCTCCGCCCTGCTGATCGGCGGCCACGGCGACGACATGGTCCCGCTCCCTCGCTACACCAGCGTGGGCGGGATTCCGGTGACCGACCTGGTGCCGGCCGATCGCCTGGCGGCGATCGTCGAGCGGACCCGCAAGGGCGGCGGCGAGATCGTTTCGCTGCTCAAGACGGGCAGCGCCTACTACACGCCGGCTTCGGCCTCGGCCCGGATGGTCGAGTCGATCCTCCGCGATCAGAAGCGTGTGATGCCGTGCGCCGCCTACTGCGAGAGCGAGTACGGCATCAGCGGCTACTTCGTCGGCGTGCCGTGCATGCTCGGGCGCAGCGGCGTCGAGAAGGTCTTCGAACTGAAGCTGACCGCCGATGAGACGGCGGCGTTCGCTGAATCGATCAGCCACGTCCGCGAGTTGTGCGGCCAGGTGGACAAGCTGCTGGTTCAGGGCTGA
- a CDS encoding fucose isomerase, which yields MAKKGKTTFGLVVGCRGFFPDRLAKEGREAMIKHLKAQGHDVVVLGPSQSKHGCVETFEEAKACAELFAQNAGKIDGIIVTLPNFGDEKGVAEAIKRSGLDVPVLVHAWPDDLDKLSIQYRRDSFCGKLSVCDNLRQYDIPYTLTSLHTEAIDSEAFAMDLASFAATCRVTTGLRGLRVGAIGARPAAFNTCRYSERLLQGSNISVETLDLSEVIGRAEKLKASDAKVRAKINAIRKYVKSDGVPQAGLERLARLAVVLEGWVTDNEISALALQCWTSLEEYYGVVPCAAMSMLSEKLVPAACEVDVCGAVAMYALQCASGTPSALLDLNNNFGDDPDKMIMFHCSNLPASFLDNPEMSFNSILGGTVGQDNAYGTVTGAITPGPATMLRVSTDDYEGEIVGYVAEGQFTDDRIETFGGRGVLQIDDLQFLLRYICETGMEHHVAVNKAHVGDGIAEALNTYMGWDIYQHE from the coding sequence ATGGCGAAGAAGGGCAAGACGACGTTCGGGCTGGTGGTGGGCTGTCGCGGGTTCTTTCCCGATCGGCTGGCCAAAGAGGGCCGTGAGGCGATGATCAAGCACCTCAAGGCACAGGGCCATGACGTGGTGGTTCTGGGTCCGTCGCAGAGCAAGCACGGCTGCGTCGAGACGTTCGAGGAGGCCAAGGCCTGCGCGGAGCTGTTCGCCCAGAACGCCGGCAAGATCGACGGGATCATCGTGACGCTGCCGAACTTCGGCGACGAGAAGGGCGTGGCCGAGGCGATCAAACGGTCGGGCCTCGACGTGCCCGTGTTGGTCCACGCGTGGCCGGACGACCTGGACAAGCTCTCGATCCAGTACCGCCGCGATTCGTTCTGCGGCAAGCTGTCGGTCTGCGACAACCTTCGCCAGTACGACATTCCCTACACGCTGACCTCGTTGCACACCGAGGCCATCGACTCCGAGGCGTTCGCGATGGACCTGGCGTCCTTCGCCGCGACCTGCCGGGTAACGACGGGTCTTCGCGGCCTGCGGGTCGGGGCGATCGGGGCGCGGCCGGCGGCGTTCAACACCTGCCGCTACAGCGAACGGCTGCTCCAGGGCAGCAACATTTCGGTCGAGACGCTGGACCTCTCGGAGGTGATCGGCCGGGCCGAGAAGCTCAAGGCCTCCGACGCCAAGGTGCGGGCCAAAATCAACGCGATCCGCAAATACGTCAAGAGCGATGGTGTGCCGCAAGCCGGTCTGGAACGGCTGGCCCGTCTGGCCGTCGTGCTGGAAGGATGGGTGACGGACAACGAGATCTCAGCCCTGGCCCTCCAGTGCTGGACCTCACTGGAGGAGTACTACGGCGTGGTGCCGTGCGCGGCGATGAGCATGCTCAGCGAGAAGCTCGTGCCCGCTGCGTGCGAAGTCGACGTCTGCGGCGCGGTGGCGATGTACGCCCTTCAGTGCGCCTCGGGCACGCCGTCGGCGCTGCTCGACCTGAACAACAACTTCGGCGACGATCCGGACAAGATGATCATGTTCCACTGCAGCAACCTGCCGGCCAGCTTCCTCGACAATCCGGAGATGTCGTTCAACAGCATTCTGGGCGGGACCGTCGGGCAGGATAACGCCTATGGCACGGTCACCGGCGCGATCACGCCCGGTCCGGCCACGATGCTGCGGGTCAGCACCGACGACTATGAAGGCGAGATCGTCGGCTACGTGGCCGAGGGGCAGTTCACGGATGACAGGATCGAGACCTTCGGCGGCCGAGGGGTCCTGCAGATCGACGACCTGCAGTTCCTGCTCCGCTACATCTGCGAGACGGGCATGGAGCACCACGTGGCGGTCAACAAGGCCCACGTCGGCGACGGGATCGCCGAGGCCCTGAACACCTACATGGGCTGGGACATCTATCAGCACGAGTGA
- a CDS encoding histidinol-phosphatase HisJ family protein produces MKIRTDFHLHTQLSVDAETTVEAMVQRAIELGFDEIALTDHLDNDPADPGAGKYDPHEALAQSHAMAARFADRIVVRHGVELAEAHRYVRENQAVYELAADVLIGSIHYVEGHGVHETLFDVMAPREAIDRYFVLAAEMAEQGDFDVLGHLDYFLRYTRKRHQPDYDPQAFRPRIEAILRTIIDRNIALEVNTSGYRRGAGIDQPFPQPVILGWYRAMGGRLLSIGSDAHKPDDMAIGFEPVAKILAAIGFDEYHVYRDRQPVAIGLRRD; encoded by the coding sequence ATGAAGATACGCACGGACTTTCATCTGCACACGCAGCTATCGGTTGACGCCGAGACGACGGTCGAGGCCATGGTGCAGCGGGCCATCGAGCTGGGATTTGACGAGATCGCCCTGACCGACCACCTCGACAACGACCCGGCCGACCCGGGCGCCGGCAAGTATGACCCGCACGAAGCCCTCGCCCAGAGTCACGCGATGGCCGCGCGCTTCGCTGATCGGATCGTCGTGCGGCACGGCGTGGAACTGGCTGAGGCGCACCGCTACGTCCGCGAAAACCAGGCCGTCTACGAACTGGCGGCCGATGTGCTGATCGGCTCGATCCACTACGTCGAGGGCCACGGCGTCCATGAGACGCTCTTTGACGTCATGGCGCCGCGCGAGGCGATCGACCGCTACTTCGTCCTCGCCGCCGAGATGGCTGAGCAGGGCGACTTCGACGTGCTGGGGCATCTGGACTACTTCCTGCGCTACACGCGAAAGCGGCATCAGCCGGACTACGACCCGCAGGCGTTTCGCCCGCGGATCGAGGCAATCCTCCGGACGATCATCGACCGGAACATCGCCCTGGAGGTCAACACCTCCGGATACCGGCGCGGCGCGGGCATCGATCAGCCGTTTCCGCAGCCGGTCATCCTCGGCTGGTACCGCGCGATGGGCGGCCGGCTGCTGAGCATCGGCAGCGACGCTCACAAGCCGGACGACATGGCGATCGGATTCGAACCGGTGGCGAAGATTCTCGCGGCGATCGGGTTCGATGAGTACCACGTTTACCGCGATCGTCAGCCGGTGGCGATCGGGCTCCGCCGCGACTGA
- a CDS encoding protein-glutamate O-methyltransferase CheR, translating to MVEQVVETQTPLEIAPAQYELVRQLVYERAGINLGENRQHLVQARLAKLIRVGKLSGFAEYFERLQNDKSGQELGQLIDAISTNTTYFFREADHFDFLVENIVQRIEKDRWAENRHVIRIWSAASSTGEEPYSLAMKVHDLLEAHPTVSVKILATDVSQKVLNIAKLGRYEQTKLRNVPVELRGRYFRAVRDEQGQSYEVAPSVRNLITFGHFNLMNSAYPFKHGFDYIFCRNVMIYFDRATQESVIRKMSAHLRPGGHFIVGHSESLNAIRHDLHYVKPTIYRK from the coding sequence ATGGTTGAACAGGTTGTAGAAACGCAGACGCCGCTGGAAATCGCACCGGCGCAGTACGAACTGGTGCGGCAACTCGTCTACGAGCGGGCCGGAATCAACCTCGGCGAGAATCGCCAGCATCTGGTCCAGGCCCGCCTGGCCAAGCTGATCCGCGTGGGCAAGCTCTCGGGATTCGCCGAGTACTTCGAACGCCTCCAGAACGACAAGAGCGGTCAGGAACTCGGCCAACTGATCGACGCGATTTCAACCAACACCACCTACTTCTTCCGCGAGGCCGACCATTTCGATTTCCTGGTTGAGAATATCGTGCAGCGGATCGAGAAGGACCGATGGGCGGAAAACCGGCACGTTATCCGCATCTGGTCGGCGGCGTCCTCGACCGGCGAGGAGCCCTATTCGCTGGCGATGAAGGTGCACGATCTGCTGGAGGCCCATCCGACCGTTTCGGTCAAGATCCTGGCCACCGACGTCTCGCAGAAGGTGCTGAACATCGCCAAACTCGGCCGCTACGAACAGACCAAGCTGCGAAACGTGCCCGTCGAGCTTCGAGGAAGGTACTTCCGGGCCGTTCGCGACGAGCAGGGCCAGAGCTACGAGGTCGCTCCGTCCGTCCGCAACCTGATTACGTTCGGCCACTTCAACCTGATGAACTCTGCGTATCCGTTCAAGCACGGCTTCGATTACATCTTCTGCCGCAACGTGATGATCTACTTCGATCGGGCCACGCAGGAGTCGGTGATCCGCAAGATGTCGGCCCATCTGCGTCCCGGGGGGCATTTCATCGTGGGCCACTCGGAGAGCCTTAACGCCATCCGGCACGATCTGCACTACGTCAAACCCACGATCTACAGGAAGTGA
- the cheB gene encoding chemotaxis-specific protein-glutamate methyltransferase CheB, which yields MASGKKIKVMILDDSLPIRTILEKELSKQPDMEVTAVVPDPAQLATLLVRYRPDVLILDLEMPKTDGMTLLGMALRVLPVRTIILSSHIEPNARVSPEMARRGVTDVMPKPGGGSFIALGKVMATLAEKVRAAARQRTPTAIKAPVNAEGPGGKGVLIALGASTGGTEALRFVLSQLPPDMPPIVIAQHMPESFTESFAASLHAASELTVVEAAAPIELRGGLVAVARGNTHLTVTARLAGYMAQPTQGELVCHQRPSVDVMFNSVALAVGSNAIGAIFTGMGEDGAAGLLAMRQSGAITIAQNEETCVVFGMPKEAIARGAAQHVLPLDRIPQALVNAVRRKSQEMTDTRPEPVGRR from the coding sequence GTGGCATCGGGCAAGAAGATCAAAGTGATGATCCTCGACGACTCGCTTCCGATCCGGACGATCCTGGAAAAGGAGCTGAGCAAACAGCCGGACATGGAGGTGACGGCGGTGGTTCCCGATCCGGCCCAGCTTGCCACGCTTCTGGTCCGATATCGCCCGGACGTGCTGATCCTGGATCTGGAAATGCCCAAAACCGACGGCATGACCCTGCTGGGCATGGCCCTGCGGGTCCTTCCGGTCCGGACGATCATCCTCTCGTCGCACATCGAACCCAACGCCCGGGTAAGTCCGGAGATGGCCCGCCGCGGTGTGACTGACGTGATGCCCAAACCCGGCGGCGGTTCGTTCATCGCGCTGGGCAAGGTCATGGCAACACTGGCCGAAAAAGTGCGAGCGGCCGCCCGGCAGCGGACGCCGACCGCGATCAAGGCCCCGGTCAATGCGGAGGGTCCGGGCGGCAAGGGCGTTCTGATCGCGCTGGGCGCCTCGACGGGCGGCACCGAGGCCCTGCGGTTCGTTCTCTCGCAACTGCCGCCGGACATGCCGCCGATCGTGATCGCGCAGCACATGCCGGAATCGTTCACCGAATCGTTCGCCGCGTCGCTGCACGCAGCGTCCGAACTGACGGTCGTCGAAGCGGCCGCTCCGATCGAGCTGCGAGGTGGGCTGGTCGCGGTGGCCCGGGGCAATACGCACCTGACGGTGACCGCCAGACTGGCCGGATACATGGCCCAGCCGACACAGGGCGAACTGGTTTGCCATCAGCGCCCCAGCGTGGATGTCATGTTCAACTCGGTGGCCCTGGCTGTGGGATCCAATGCGATCGGGGCGATCTTCACCGGCATGGGCGAAGACGGGGCGGCGGGCCTGCTGGCCATGCGACAATCCGGGGCCATCACCATTGCCCAAAATGAGGAGACCTGCGTGGTCTTCGGCATGCCCAAGGAAGCGATCGCCCGCGGCGCCGCCCAGCACGTATTGCCGCTCGACCGAATCCCCCAAGCCCTCGTCAACGCCGTCCGCAGAAAGTCGCAGGAGATGACCGACACGCGCCCGGAACCCGTGGGACGCCGATAG